The Cloacibacterium caeni region TACAAAGTTTAGGTTTTGATTTTGAGGTGGTTTCTATAAATTGTGACGAAGTTTTTCCAGAAAATTTATCCGTAGAAAATATTGCAGGATACCTTTCGGAACTCAAAGCAGATGCATATCAAAATCTCCAAAAAGATGACGTTTTACTCACTTCTGACACCATTGTCACCTTTGAAGGAAAAGTTCTCGGAAAGCCTAAAAATAGGGAAGAAGTTGTGGAAATGCTTCAACATTTGTCAGGGAAAACTCACCAAGTTTACACCGCTGTTTCTTTTAAAACTGATGAAAAAATCATCACTAAAACAGATGTAGCAGATGTAGAATTTTCAGAAATTACTGACCAAGAAATCAATTTTTACATCGAAAATTATCATCCATTTGACAAAGCAGGAAGCTACGGAATTCAGGAATGGTTAGGCATGGCAAAAATTTCAAAAATCAATGGAAGTTTTTACACGATTATGGGATTGCCAACACATTTGGTTTACGAAACTTTAAAAGATTTAGGTTTCTAAAAAATTCCTTATTTTTACTGAATGTTTTTCGCCTCAATCACAATAAATTGTGGCAATTTCAGTTATTAAAACACTCCATG contains the following coding sequences:
- a CDS encoding Maf family nucleotide pyrophosphatase, whose protein sequence is MKILLGSNSPRRKELLQSLGFDFEVVSINCDEVFPENLSVENIAGYLSELKADAYQNLQKDDVLLTSDTIVTFEGKVLGKPKNREEVVEMLQHLSGKTHQVYTAVSFKTDEKIITKTDVADVEFSEITDQEINFYIENYHPFDKAGSYGIQEWLGMAKISKINGSFYTIMGLPTHLVYETLKDLGF